One part of the Drosophila teissieri strain GT53w chromosome 3R, Prin_Dtei_1.1, whole genome shotgun sequence genome encodes these proteins:
- the LOC122618931 gene encoding uncharacterized protein LOC122618931, which produces MVNGIAIIFLCGVGLIHASHLKEELQSVHHRLSMLKESLSLNFDHEIIDTEASGTNDTQCLADMKEFLGGLTAGSYWAFKMLDSWGSFPSGLLYGTFYDLGNFDECLSVNQEISSSQTIKGKYCFMAVPLKDFLDTGIESLEGMQIKIATCFPASCSATQIEKLAGQLYRKKFNSSMNFNMSIAEDGCQTSDSDPWDGLTIFTVVILSVLTLIVVSATLYDYFRCTSLQTPALIKIISARANSRALFHLQDGSSSSNVIDCLHGIRCMSLIWVVFLHEHMYSLISPNINFTHALAWLEKPAASFFVHGYFSVNTFLFIGGLLVSLTALRTMDKTNGKLNVPMMYVHRIIRILPVLAMAILIYVKLMPVVSGGPLFKSGFHGKEACVNGWYWDLLFIQNYATKTCLDQSWYLAVDMQLYILSPLLLIALYKWGKRAAWGIVGIVALLSGCLFATQMVNHYSMSIKNGGGDDEANSKLYLATHTHAAPWLIGFLFGYFLHLNRGRKFQMSRLVVWSGWLLSLAMIFTSIFALYPSAKWSAPPLSTLEESLYYTLTRVGWPLAMCWVVFVCMQGYGGLANSFLSTPLWQPLSRLSYSVFIWHMFVQEINSRNVRTSTYFSSYTVMLNFWSDFGISLIMSYALYLIIEAPIGGLHSLWSSTRNVKSPAAVVEHKRKVNSLNAPNRQSIKMVNVVSSLLLYGLVATCALELTDPNVPDTYEYTSQLRPLGLEFAEYFKNVTLESLGVSDSKLASAEDVLCSAELEALMNGISSRQIWALKMIDSWGTVPNGLLTGNVYDLGNFDECLSINKVISGQRITGKYCFLLANKLRIATCFPASCSATQMEPFVKQLMALIPLNSSSIDMRISDASCQTSEIESWDGLTIFTIVILSLLTVIVMCFTIFDYFLCEDHKTLPALVKAFSARANSRTLFRIIPKKSNPNVIECFHGIRCMTLFWVIYSHEFIFYLLSPNLNTNDLFSWAVTPFSSFVLHGYFSVDTFFVLGGLLVSMIALRHMEKSGGRLNPLLMYLHRIIRILPVVAIAIVIYMKMMTVVSGGPMFKSGYHGMENCENGWWWTLLFIQNYAVQNICLDHTWYLAVDMQLFIISPILLMALYKWGKKAASLIAVLVVLLSGCLFATQMVNHYSMLIKNNHGNDGGANKRLYLATHTHAVPWLIGFLFGYFLYITREKKFQLSRPTVWIGWLLSLAMLFTSIFALYPASIWTAPPLSTLEESLYYTLTRLAWPLAICWIIFACMQGYGGLANSFLSTPLWQPLSRLSYSMYIWHMFVQEVNVRNVRTNTYFTNYIVMQRFWYDLGFTVLMSYFLYLIIEAPLCGFDSLLRRQKDPPATNEANTISNESNMANRDHDDESDTEKNPINISEVPK; this is translated from the exons ATGGTCAACGGAATAGCCATTATTTTCCTTTGCGGTGTGGGTCTCATCCATGCGAGCCACTTAAAGGAAGAACTTCAATCGGTCCACCACCGCTTAAGCATGCTTAAGGAGTCACTATCCCTGAATTTTGACCACGAAATCATAGACACTGAAGCATCTGGCACGAATGATACCCAATGTCTGGCGGATATGAAGGAGTTTCTTGGAGGACTAACAGCTGGCAGCTACTGGGCATTCAAAA TGCTTGATTCCTGGGGTTCGTTTCCCTCGGGTCTGCTATACGGAACCTTTTACGATCTGGGAAACTTCGATGAGTGCCTCAGTGTAAATCAAGagatcagcagcagccaaacgATTAAGGGAAAATATTGCTTCATGGCAGTGCCTCTGAAAGATTTTCTTGATACCGGAATAGAATCCTTAGAAGGCATGCAGATCAAGATTGCCACTTGTTTTCCGGCCTCCTGTTCGGCAACTCAAATCGAGAAGCTTGCTGGGCAATTATATCGAAAGAAGTTCAACTCAAGCATGAATTTTAACATGAGCATTGCTGAGGACGGTTGCCAGACAAGCGATTCCGATCCTTGGGATGGCCTCACCATTTTCACCGT GGTCATTCTGTCAGTGCTTACCCTAATAGTGGTTAGCGCAACACTTTACGACTATTTTCGTTGCACAAGTCTACAAACACCTGCCTTGATCAAGATCATATCGGCTAGGGCGAATTCGCGAGCTCTTTTTCATCTTCAGGATGGCAGTTCCAGTTCGAATGTAATTGATTGCCTTCATGGCATTAGGTGCATGTCCCTCATCTGGGTGGTTTTTCTGCATGAGCATATGTATTCCCTGATATCCCCAAACATCAATTTTACCCATGCGCTTGCG TGGCTAGAGAAACCGGCAGCCAGCTTTTTCGTGCATGGCTATTTCTCAGTGAACACGTTCCTCTTTATCGGTGGCTTGCTGGTATCCTTGACAGCGCTGCGCACCATGGACAA GACCAATGGAAAACTGAATGTCCCCATGATGTATGTGCATCGCATTATTCGCATCCTACCCGTGCTGGCCATGGCAATCTTGATCTACGTAAAACTCATGCCGGTTGTGAGTGGCGGACCCCTTTTCAAAAGTGGCTTCCATGGCAAAGAGGCGTGTGTGAATGGCTGGTACTGGGACCTGCTCTTCATCCAGAACTATGCTACGAAAACA TGTCTTGATCAGTCGTGGTATTTGGCTGTGGACATGCAGCTGTACATCCTCTCCCCTCTGCTCCTGATTGCTCTCTACAAATGGGGCAAGAGGGCGGCTTGGGGCATTGTTGGCATTGTGGCTTTGCTGTCTGGTTGCCTGTTTGCCACCCAAATGGTCAATCATTACTCAATGAGTATTAA AAATGGTGGTGGCGATGATGAGGCCAACTCAAAGCTGTACCtggccacgcacacacatgcggCTCCCTGGCTGATTGGATTCCTGTTCGGATACTTCCTGCACCTGAATCGTGGCAGAAAGTTCCAGATGAGTCGACTGGTCGTGTGGTCGGGTTGGCTCCTCAGCCTGGCCATGATCTTCACCTCGATCTTTGCACTTTATCCGTCTGCGAAGTGGAGCGCTCCTCCCCTTTCCACGCTGGAGGAATCTCTGTACTACACTCTCACTCGGGTTGGCTGGCCTTTGGCCATGTGCTGGGTTGTGTTCGTCTGCATGCAGGGTTATGGTGGTCTGGCTAACAGCTTCCTCTCCACCCCCTTGTGGCAGCCCCTCTCAAGGCTCTCCTACTCCGTCTTCATCTGGCACATGTTCGTCCAGGAGATAAACAGCCGGAATGTGAGGACCAGCACTTACTTCTCTTCCTACACTGTG ATGCTCAACTTCTGGTCCGACTTTGGCATCAGTCTGATTATGTCCTATGCCTTATATCTTATTATTGAGGCCCCTATAGGTGGACTGCATTCCCTTTGGAGTTCCACTCGAAATGTAAAGTCGCCAGCGGCGGTTGTGGAGCACAAGCGTAAAG TCAATTCCCTCAATGCTCCCAATCGCCAGTCAATTAAAATGGTTAATGTAGTGAGTAGTTTACTGCTCTACGGACTGGTCGCCACCTGTGCCTTGGAGCTCACGGATCCCAATGTACCGGATACATATGAATACACGAGCCAGTTGCGGCCATTGGGATTGGAATTTGCTGAGTACTTTAAGAATGTGACTCTGGAGAGCCTGGGCGTATCCGACTCCAAGTTGGCCAGTGCGGAGGATGTGTTATGTTCGGCTGAATTGGAGGCACTTATGAATGGCATCTCATCACGCCAAATTTGGGCATTAAAGA TGATCGATTCCTGGGGTACCGTTCCCAACGGACTTTTGACTGGCAATGTGTACGACCTTGGCAACTTTGATGAATGCCTCTCGATCAATAAAGTGATCAGTGGTCAGAGAATAACAGGAAAGTACTGCTTCCTGCTGGCCAACAAATTGAGGATAGCCACTTGTTTTCCGGCTTCCTGCTCGGCCACGCAAATGGAACCATTTGTGAAGCAACTGATGGCATTGATCCCCTTGAACAGCTCCAGTATTGATATGAGGATCAGTGATGCCAGTTGCCAAACAAGTGAAATTGAATCTTGGGATGGACTGACTATATTCACCAT AGTAATCCTGTCCCTGTTGACTGTTATTGTGATGTGTTTTACGATATTTGATTACTTCTTGTGCGAGGATCACA AGACCCTTCCAGCTCTGGTGAAGGCTTTCTCGGCTAGAGCCAACTCTCGCACACTTTTCCGCATCATCCCAAAGAAGAGTAACCCAAATGTGATCGAGTGTTTCCACGGCATCCGCTGCATGACACTCTTTTGGGTGATCTACAGCCacgaatttatattttatctgTTATCACCAAACTTAAACAcgaatgatttattttct TGGGCCGTAACACCTTTTTCCAGTTTCGTGCTACACGGTTACTTCTCAGTAGACACTTTTTTCGTCCTGGGAGGCCTTTTGGTATCTATGATTGCTCTACGTCATATGGAGAA ATCCGGGGGAAGACTAAACCCACTTTTGATGTATCTGCACCGGATTATACGCATTTTGCCTGTCGTTGCCATCGCCATAGTAATCTATATGAAAATGATGACAGTAGTCAGTGGTGGTCCAATGTTCAAAAGTGGTTACCACGGCATGGAGAATTGTGAAAATGGATGGTGGTGGACTTTGCTGTTCATTCAGAACTATGCAGTGCAGAATATT TGTCTGGATCATACTTGGTACTTGGCAGTGGACATGCAGCTATTCATCATCTCTCCAATCCTCCTGATGGCTCTTTACAAGTGGGGCAAGAAGGCGGCTTCTCTAATCGCCGTACTTGTGGTTTTGCTATCCGGCTGCCTTTTTGCCACCCAGATGGTCAACCACTACTCGATGCTTATTAA AAATAACCACGGGAATGACGGAGGTGCCAACAAAAGATTGTATCTagccactcacacacacgctgtTCCCTGGCTCATTGGATTCTTATTTGGGTATTTTCTGTATATAACTCGCGAAAAGAAGTTTCAGTTAAGTAGGCCTACAGTGTGGATAGGCTGGCTGCTTAGCCTGGCGATGCTGTTCACATCGATCTTCGCTCTATATCCGGCTTCTATATGGACTGCTCCTCCACTTTCCACGCTGGAGGAATCTCTATACTACACCCTCACCCGGCTGGCTTGGCCCCTGGCCATTTGCTGGATAATCTTCGCCTGCATGCAGGGCTATGGTGGTTTGGCCAATAGTTTCCTGTCCACACCCTTGTGGCAACCACTTTCTAGACTCTCCTACTCCATGTACATTTGGCACATGTTTGTCCAGGAGGTGAATGTCAGAAATGTCCGGACTAACACATACTTCACCAACTACATTGTG ATGCAACGTTTCTGGTATGATCTTGGATTCACTGTGCTTATGTCCTACTTTTTGTACCTAATTATCGAAGCCCCCTTGTGTGGATTTGATAGTCTTTTACGGCGACAAAAGGACCCTCCAGCTACTAATGAAGCAAACACTATTTCTAATGAGAGCAATATGGCGAACAGAGATCACGATGATGAAAGTGACACTGAAAAAAACCCTATTAATATTTCTGAAGTACCTAAATAA